In a single window of the Solea solea chromosome 14, fSolSol10.1, whole genome shotgun sequence genome:
- the dnajc4 gene encoding dnaJ homolog subfamily C member 4 has translation MMLKAKLQLCQSCLWCCRSRVRLLCYVSTHRKPVSYYNLLGVKSDATVEEIKKAFFDKSKKLHPDSDPSNPALHSQFVELNEAYRVLSKEPSRKEYDFKVRHRYTGGQASTSTDSHNIYKTSADTKEHNNYWEQFHQSPRATMTAQEKQKRRNMNYLLVGYCVLTMVLSLGAHMIFFRKLDDIHTNYMDEKDRVITQIYNDSKEKAKVNGFKKQTEILRQKQAEFLEKYKNPNSGVAK, from the exons ATGATGCTCAAGGCTAAGCTGCAACTCTGTCAGAGTTGTCTTTGGTGCTGCAGGAGTAGAGTGCGTCTGCTGTGTTACGTCTCCACACACAG AAAACCTGTGAGCTACTACAATCTCTTGGGAGTGAAATCTGATGCCACCGTTGAGGAAatcaaaaaagctttttttgacAAATCTAAGAAG CTGCACCCAGACAGCGACCCATCAAACCCAGCGCTGCACAGCCAATTTGTGGAGCTGAATGAGGCGTATCGAGTGCTGAGCAAAGAGCCGAGCAGGAAGGAGTATGACTTCAAAGTTAGACACAGATACACTGGGGGCCAGGCCTCGACATCTACTGACAGTCACAACATCTACAAAACCAG TGCAGACACCAAGGAACACAATAATTACTGGGAGCAGTTTCATCAGTCTCCTCGTGCTACGATGACGGCGCAGGagaagcagaagaggaggaatatGAACTACCTCCTCGTGGGCTACTGTGTCCTAACCATGGTCCTCAGCTTAGGAGCCCACATGATCTTCTTCAG GAAACTGGACGACATTCACACCAACTACATGGACGAGAAAGACCGAGTCATCACTCAAATTTACAACGACTCCAAAGAGAAGGCCAA GGTCAACGGTTttaagaaacaaacagaaatcctCCGGCAGAAACAGGCAGAGTTCCTTGAGAAATACAAAAACCCCAACAGTGGAGTGGCCAAGTAG
- the nudt22 gene encoding uridine diphosphate glucose pyrophosphatase NUDT22 translates to MTDPEVSVLLHCAAWRGLLESRVQVELSERYNRQTDDAVEHHIEEVWRERVSREPWLFNGAKFRLHSFCFTSFKLTSSSCCTSPKHLPCTHSCEVHRVEDQEDKLPNCQRREGLWGSGDAAQKSLDLRHGTESVEGVIHQSVGTLDQASSHSSKNTDDPENGPLLTLRLGLTCYKDYLGTNWSCRVAGLRQRGEAEFNDPMVMLSQPLGVGAILCTNDGQVVMIRRSQRVAEAGGLLDIPGGHPEPKAVCESLGQAGCEEISMVMMQRRPEAVVSELFASVCAEIRDEVNVPLSCLGQPVLMGVALNHTSSERPSAEFYVSCSLTSEDVRQLYWKGGAEAHESTDIIFLSRAEVLQLDRSRPLWSELCPSAKGAVLLYQTVKPDGD, encoded by the exons ATGACGGACCCTGaagtgtctgtgctgctgcactGTGCAGCCTGGAGGGGGCTGCTGGAGTCACGAGTGCAAGTGGAACTTTCTGAACG ATATAACAGGCAGACAGATGATGCTGTAGAGCATCACATAGAAGAGGTGTGGAGGGAGCGGGTGTCCAGAGAGCCGTGGCTCTTCAATGGGGCCAAATTCAGACTTCACTCTTTCTGCTTCACCTCCTTTAAGTTGACCTCATCATCATGCTGTACTTCTCCCAAACATCTGCCCTGCACCCATTCATGTGAAGTACACCGTGTAGAAGATCAGGAAGATAAATTACCAAACTGCCAAAGACGAGAGGGCTTGTGGGGATCGGGGGATGCTGCTCAGAAGAGTTTGGACCTAAGACACGGAACAGAAAGCGTAGAAGGTGTCATCCATCAGAGTGTTGGTACACTGGACCAAGCTTCCTCACACTCctctaaaaacacagatgatcCAGAGAATGGGCCTCTTCTCACTCTGAGACTCGGCCTTACATGCTATAAGGACTACCTCGGAACCAACTGGTCCTGTCGAGTGGCAGGGCTCCGTCAGCGCGGAGAGGCAGAGTTCAATGATCCCATGGTGATGCTGTCTCAACCTCTGGGTGTGGGCGCCATCCTGTGTACTAATGACGGACAGGTGGTGATGATCAGGAGGAGCCAGAGGGTGGCAGAGGCGGGGGGACTACTGGACATTCCCGGAGGTCACCCAGAGCCAAAG GCAGTGTGTGAGAGTCTAGGTCAGGCAGGATGTGAGGAGATCAGCATGGTGATGATGCAGCGGAGGCCGGAGGCCGTCGTCTCAGAGCTGTTTGCGTCTGTGTGCGCTGAGATCAGAGACGAg GTGAATGTTCCTCTCAGCTGCCTCGGACAGCCTGTCCTGATGGGCGTCGCTCTGAATCACACCAGCTCTGAAAGACCAAGCGCTGAGTTCTACGTCAG TTGCTCACTGACGTCTGAAGACGTCAGACAGTTGTACTGGAAAGGGGGAGCAGAGGCGCACGAGTCCACGGACATCATCTTCCTCAGCAGAGCA GAGGTGTTGCAGCTGGACAGGAGCCGTCCTCTGTGGTCAGAGCTGTGTCCTTCAGCTAAAGGAGCAGTGCTGCTTTATCAGACTGTGAAGCCCGACGGAGACTGA
- the si:ch211-107m4.1 gene encoding heterogeneous nuclear ribonucleoprotein U-like protein 2 isoform X2, producing the protein MKLSDIKKLKVAVLRSRLEEVGLDSRGLKAELVDRLWSKLQHEVLPVSCPPTTPTEPTEPTETVEDCAPSSTDAGIAAPCYVHSTREFTHSGTQTETDTGVTTVQHGTELLSESVNCSVTERIDVDEDLSPEEEETGRGRAFYEFKEEIRYKRAKSPQPAVDREETERQDEDKVRLDPYNSHLHFEVSSDGSCGQPRFWAQSPSLWSGSRLTHGVLQGRVGFEVRLEKILPTTQLDDQEFTESYGVRVGWSVADTSLLLGEDELSFAYDGSSKIVSGGKKEEFGERFSVGDIIGCYASFSTDGGVQLSFHKNGRFMGVAFSLNASVLHGRPLFPHVLCKSCSVRFLLDPTTPPWYLSPPGFTPLAALTAEQRIRSTLAPNSRAQCEVLMMVGLPGSGKSHWARTHMKQHPQKHYRLLSTEGLLACMISGGQRDSRLRQASQSLTALIEMAAQTPGNYILDQCNIFFSARRHKLQLFAGFRRRVLVVFPSADEWKRRLSLHKMSEEEHIPQTALLKLQVSCSLPVQQTDLMEELQYVELPQEQAQMLLQEYKSRACRLLPPVPKQDKKHPRVHRKRRHPLGRPPSHRIHRTGINGWNNMLSWTQHPRYLITCVVHSLLC; encoded by the exons atgaagTTATCGgatattaaaaagttaaaagtggCGGTGCTGCGTTCCAGACTCGAAGAAGTAGGTTTGGACAGTAGAGGACTGAAGGCTGAGCTGGTAGACAGACTATGGTCTAAACTACAACATGAGGTGCTGCCGGTGAGCTGTCCACCGACAACACCGACCGAACCGACCGAACCGACCGAGACAGTGGAGGACTGTGCCCCGTCATCAACAGACGCGGGTATCGCTGCACCATGTTATGTGCACAGCACCAGGGAGTTTACACACAGCGGTACCCAGACTGAGACCGACACCGGTGTGACTACAGTACAACACGGCACGGAGTTGCTGTCAGAGTCCGTAAACTGCTCCGTGACTGAGCGAATAGATGTGGACGAAGATTTGtccccagaggaggaggagacgggcAGAGGGAGAGCTTTCTACGAATTCAAAGAGGAGATACGATACAAGAG AGCCAAATCACCACAGCCTGCAgtggacagagaggagacagagagacaggatgAAGATAAAGTCCGCCTAGATCCAT ATAATAGTCACCTCCACTTTGAGGTCAGTTCTGATGGATCATGTGGACAGCCACGGTTCTGGGCTCAGTCCCCTTCACTTTGGTCAGGCTCGAGGCTCACCCATGGGGTGCTGCAGGGCAGGGTGGGCTTTGAGGTGAGGCTGGAGAAGATCTTGCCGACCACACAGCTGGACGATCAGGAGTTCACCGAGTCCTATGGTGTGAGAGTTGGCTGGTCGGTGGCGGACACCTCTCTGCTGCTGG GTGAGGATGAGCTCTCCTttgcttatgacggcagcagcAAGATAGTGTCAGGTGGAAAGAAGGAAGAGTTTGGAGAAAGGTTTTCAGTGGGGGATATCATTGGCTGTTACGCT TCTTTCTCCACAGACGGTGGTGTTCAGCTCTCTTTCCATAAGAACGGTCGTTTCATGGGAGTGGCCTTTTCCCTCAATGCCTCTGTGCTGCATGGTCGTCCTCTGTTCCCTCACGTTCTCTGTAAGAGCTGTTCAGTCAGGTTCCTCCTTGACCCCACAACTCCTCCCTGGTATCTGAGCCCTCCAGGTTTTACGCCGCTGGCCGCTCTTACTGCTGAGCAGAGGATACGCTCTACGCTGGCCCCTAATTCCAGAGCACAGTGTGAG GTGCTGATGATGGTGGGGCTTCCTGGTTCTGGGAAGAGCCACTGGGCCAGGACTCACATGAAGCAGCATCCACAGAAACACTACAGGCTGCTGAGCACAGAGGGGCTGCTCGCATGCATGATT agtggTGGACAGAGGGACAGCAGGTTACGGCAGGCCTCACAGTCTCTGACTGCTTTAATTGAGATGGCTGCTCAGACTCCTGGAAACTATATCTTGGACCAG TGCAACATCTTCTTCTCGGCAAGACGTCACAAACTGCAGCTGTTCGCAGGCTTCAGGAGGCGGGTGCTGGTAGTTTTTCCATCTGCAGATGAGTGGAAGAGACGACTGTCCCTACACAAGATGAGTGAGGAAGAGCACATCCCACAAACGGCACTGCTCAAACTCCAAG TGAGCTGCAGTCTTCCTGTGCAGCAGACTGACCTGATGGAGGAGCTGCAATATGTGGAGCTGCCTCAGGAACAGGCACAGATGCTCCTGCAGGAGTACAAATCCCGTGCATGCAGACTGCTGCCCCCCGTCCCCAAACAGGACAAGAAACACCCCAGAGTTCACAGGAAAAGACGCCACCCTCTTGGCCGTCCACCATCACACAGGATCCACAGGACTGGGATAAACG ggtGGAACAACATGTTGTCATGGACCCAGCACCCAAGATAC ctCATTACTTGTGTAGTTCACTCACTGCTCTGCTGA
- the si:ch211-107m4.1 gene encoding heterogeneous nuclear ribonucleoprotein U-like protein 2 isoform X1, which yields MKLSDIKKLKVAVLRSRLEEVGLDSRGLKAELVDRLWSKLQHEVLPVSCPPTTPTEPTEPTETVEDCAPSSTDAGIAAPCYVHSTREFTHSGTQTETDTGVTTVQHGTELLSESVNCSVTERIDVDEDLSPEEEETGRGRAFYEFKEEIRYKRAKSPQPAVDREETERQDEDKVRLDPYNSHLHFEVSSDGSCGQPRFWAQSPSLWSGSRLTHGVLQGRVGFEVRLEKILPTTQLDDQEFTESYGVRVGWSVADTSLLLGEDELSFAYDGSSKIVSGGKKEEFGERFSVGDIIGCYASFSTDGGVQLSFHKNGRFMGVAFSLNASVLHGRPLFPHVLCKSCSVRFLLDPTTPPWYLSPPGFTPLAALTAEQRIRSTLAPNSRAQCEVLMMVGLPGSGKSHWARTHMKQHPQKHYRLLSTEGLLACMISGGQRDSRLRQASQSLTALIEMAAQTPGNYILDQCNIFFSARRHKLQLFAGFRRRVLVVFPSADEWKRRLSLHKMSEEEHIPQTALLKLQVSCSLPVQQTDLMEELQYVELPQEQAQMLLQEYKSRACRLLPPVPKQDKKHPRVHRKRRHPLGRPPSHRIHRTGINGWNNMLSWTQHPRYWNVAYRDQSYNYNRDFGYVGYGNDC from the exons atgaagTTATCGgatattaaaaagttaaaagtggCGGTGCTGCGTTCCAGACTCGAAGAAGTAGGTTTGGACAGTAGAGGACTGAAGGCTGAGCTGGTAGACAGACTATGGTCTAAACTACAACATGAGGTGCTGCCGGTGAGCTGTCCACCGACAACACCGACCGAACCGACCGAACCGACCGAGACAGTGGAGGACTGTGCCCCGTCATCAACAGACGCGGGTATCGCTGCACCATGTTATGTGCACAGCACCAGGGAGTTTACACACAGCGGTACCCAGACTGAGACCGACACCGGTGTGACTACAGTACAACACGGCACGGAGTTGCTGTCAGAGTCCGTAAACTGCTCCGTGACTGAGCGAATAGATGTGGACGAAGATTTGtccccagaggaggaggagacgggcAGAGGGAGAGCTTTCTACGAATTCAAAGAGGAGATACGATACAAGAG AGCCAAATCACCACAGCCTGCAgtggacagagaggagacagagagacaggatgAAGATAAAGTCCGCCTAGATCCAT ATAATAGTCACCTCCACTTTGAGGTCAGTTCTGATGGATCATGTGGACAGCCACGGTTCTGGGCTCAGTCCCCTTCACTTTGGTCAGGCTCGAGGCTCACCCATGGGGTGCTGCAGGGCAGGGTGGGCTTTGAGGTGAGGCTGGAGAAGATCTTGCCGACCACACAGCTGGACGATCAGGAGTTCACCGAGTCCTATGGTGTGAGAGTTGGCTGGTCGGTGGCGGACACCTCTCTGCTGCTGG GTGAGGATGAGCTCTCCTttgcttatgacggcagcagcAAGATAGTGTCAGGTGGAAAGAAGGAAGAGTTTGGAGAAAGGTTTTCAGTGGGGGATATCATTGGCTGTTACGCT TCTTTCTCCACAGACGGTGGTGTTCAGCTCTCTTTCCATAAGAACGGTCGTTTCATGGGAGTGGCCTTTTCCCTCAATGCCTCTGTGCTGCATGGTCGTCCTCTGTTCCCTCACGTTCTCTGTAAGAGCTGTTCAGTCAGGTTCCTCCTTGACCCCACAACTCCTCCCTGGTATCTGAGCCCTCCAGGTTTTACGCCGCTGGCCGCTCTTACTGCTGAGCAGAGGATACGCTCTACGCTGGCCCCTAATTCCAGAGCACAGTGTGAG GTGCTGATGATGGTGGGGCTTCCTGGTTCTGGGAAGAGCCACTGGGCCAGGACTCACATGAAGCAGCATCCACAGAAACACTACAGGCTGCTGAGCACAGAGGGGCTGCTCGCATGCATGATT agtggTGGACAGAGGGACAGCAGGTTACGGCAGGCCTCACAGTCTCTGACTGCTTTAATTGAGATGGCTGCTCAGACTCCTGGAAACTATATCTTGGACCAG TGCAACATCTTCTTCTCGGCAAGACGTCACAAACTGCAGCTGTTCGCAGGCTTCAGGAGGCGGGTGCTGGTAGTTTTTCCATCTGCAGATGAGTGGAAGAGACGACTGTCCCTACACAAGATGAGTGAGGAAGAGCACATCCCACAAACGGCACTGCTCAAACTCCAAG TGAGCTGCAGTCTTCCTGTGCAGCAGACTGACCTGATGGAGGAGCTGCAATATGTGGAGCTGCCTCAGGAACAGGCACAGATGCTCCTGCAGGAGTACAAATCCCGTGCATGCAGACTGCTGCCCCCCGTCCCCAAACAGGACAAGAAACACCCCAGAGTTCACAGGAAAAGACGCCACCCTCTTGGCCGTCCACCATCACACAGGATCCACAGGACTGGGATAAACG ggtGGAACAACATGTTGTCATGGACCCAGCACCCAAGATAC TGGAATGTGGCTTATCGGGACCAGAGCTACAACTACAACAGAGACTTTGGCTACGTTGGTTATGGAAATGACTGCTAG
- the zgc:153018 gene encoding transmembrane protein 179-like produces MELDRRLLLAHCALHAASVVAGLLVVIPMALNGSAFKGRCALFSTGYWRTEDRAEATEQPGHASHLVVQQWGPLAACQFSTFVGIFTVLYGAAQGWRCLFYLHGRHDDTLFSSFLTVLLSVCVLFLSGGASVLLSLGLSSWCDTVTDNNKQPYTCAESQSVPLYLDVDTSSFYTELSLAQVSLWCVTALWLAHSILAFLRLYHSHSQHIRRPCLPREKQLLLGHSPSDNSSSSSSSSSSSSLPSRPPATPTILV; encoded by the exons ATGGAGCTGGACCGGCGGTTGTTGTTGGCACACTGTGCGCTCCACGCCGCGTCGGTGGTGGCGGGCTTGCTGGTGGTCATCCCCATGGCTCTCAACGGCTCCGCGTTCAAAGGCCGCTGCGCACTTTTCTCCACGGGCTACTGGAGAACAGAGGACCGGGCCGAGGCGACGGAGCAGCCGGGACACGCCTCTCACCTGGTGGTGCAGCAGTGGGGCCCACTGGCGGCGTGCCAGTTCTCCACGTTCGTGGGTATTTTCACGGTGCTGTACGGTGCCGCGCAGGGCTGGAGGTGCCTCTTTTATCTGCACGGACGACATGACGA CACCCTTTTTTCGTCCTTCCTGACTGTGCtgctgagcgtgtgtgtgctcTTCCTGTCTGGAGGGGCCagtgtcctcttgtctctgggTCTGTCCTCCTGGTGTGACACTGTGACTGATAACAACAAGCAGCCATACAC CTGTGCAGAGTCCCAATCTGTTCCTCTTTACCTGGATGTGGACACATCGTCATTCTACACAGAGCTCAGTCTGGCACAG GTGTCTCTGTGGTGTGTGACGGCTCTGTGGCTGGCTCATTCCATCCTGGCCTTTCTCCGGCTCTACCACTCCCACAGTCAGCACATCCGCCGGCCTTGTCTTCCTCGAGAGAAGCAGCTCCTTCTTGGTCACAGTCCGtctgacaacagcagcagcagcagcagctccagcagcagcagcagcttgccCTCTCGTCCTCCAGCAACACCCACCATCTTAGTCTAA